A window of Akkermansia muciniphila contains these coding sequences:
- a CDS encoding DHH family phosphoesterase: MEDWKHCPEFAPLADLLRKHDSFAVIAHVHPDGDAIGSTLALGEALKQMGKRVVMMNEDGVPSNLAFLPGVENIIPTPDEPVEVDVAVSVDNGAFKRLGERSLKALAGVKVWANIDHHQTNELFGDVQCVLPDECATGAVLYYFFKYLGVPITPVMRDALYVAVSTDTGSFQYQMTTAAVMELAADLIRLGVDVQDINRQLYQEKPWVKMQLMREALNGMRLTPDGRICTFCLTNEAKERIGSRPEDTEGLIDLLRSVQGVWLAAYLEEAEDDPRIRISLRSKTSEISVAELASRFGGGGHAMAAGVRIRGPIEEVRLTILKAMQEEVERVLQQQIS; this comes from the coding sequence ATGGAAGATTGGAAACATTGTCCCGAATTTGCGCCTTTGGCGGACCTGCTGCGCAAACATGACAGCTTTGCGGTAATTGCGCACGTGCATCCGGACGGTGACGCCATTGGTTCCACGCTTGCCCTGGGGGAAGCCCTGAAGCAGATGGGTAAAAGAGTGGTCATGATGAATGAGGACGGCGTGCCTTCCAATCTGGCTTTTCTTCCTGGTGTGGAAAATATCATCCCCACGCCTGACGAGCCGGTGGAGGTGGATGTGGCCGTTTCCGTGGACAACGGCGCGTTCAAGAGGCTGGGGGAACGGAGCCTGAAGGCCCTGGCGGGGGTGAAGGTATGGGCGAACATCGACCATCACCAGACGAACGAGTTGTTTGGAGACGTGCAGTGTGTCCTGCCGGACGAGTGCGCCACGGGTGCGGTGCTTTACTACTTTTTCAAATACCTGGGCGTTCCCATTACTCCTGTAATGCGTGACGCCCTTTACGTGGCCGTCAGCACGGATACGGGTTCCTTCCAGTACCAGATGACGACGGCGGCCGTGATGGAACTGGCGGCAGACCTGATCCGGCTGGGTGTGGACGTGCAGGACATCAACCGCCAGCTGTACCAGGAAAAGCCCTGGGTGAAGATGCAGCTGATGCGTGAAGCGCTGAACGGCATGAGGCTGACGCCTGACGGCAGAATCTGCACGTTCTGCCTGACGAATGAGGCGAAGGAGCGGATTGGAAGCCGTCCGGAAGATACGGAAGGCCTGATCGACCTCTTGCGTTCCGTGCAGGGAGTCTGGCTGGCCGCCTATCTGGAAGAGGCGGAGGACGATCCGCGCATCCGCATTTCCCTGAGGTCCAAGACTTCTGAAATATCCGTGGCGGAGCTTGCCTCCCGCTTTGGAGGCGGAGGGCACGCTATGGCCGCCGGAGTGCGCATCAGGGGGCCCATTGAAGAAGTGCGTCTCACCATCCTGAAGGCCATGCAGGAGGAAGTGGAACGCGTGCTCCAACAGCAGATTTCATGA
- the truB gene encoding tRNA pseudouridine(55) synthase TruB codes for MNTSDSIQTPSGVLLVDKAQDMTSHDVVAIARRSLGIKKIGHCGTLDPMATGLLMLVVGKATKLQDKLMCEHKEYAGTLTLGVETSSQDAMGEVVAEYSVDGVTEQAVRAAFDRFDGAFEQIPPMVSAIKKDGVPLYKLARKGQEVVREPRPVEVFGHQISRVAVPEVDFTVQCSKGFYVRSYAYDIGKALGCGAHLSALRRTRSGAFTLDRAITVETLKTAPREELFHAMLSLEELADILIAR; via the coding sequence ATGAATACTTCCGATTCCATTCAAACCCCTTCCGGCGTCCTGTTGGTTGACAAGGCGCAGGACATGACTTCCCACGATGTGGTGGCGATTGCCCGTCGGTCCCTGGGGATTAAGAAGATAGGCCACTGCGGCACGCTGGACCCCATGGCTACGGGGCTGCTGATGCTGGTGGTGGGGAAGGCGACGAAGCTTCAGGACAAGCTGATGTGCGAGCATAAGGAGTACGCCGGAACTCTCACGCTGGGAGTGGAGACCTCTTCCCAGGACGCCATGGGGGAAGTGGTGGCGGAGTATTCCGTAGATGGCGTAACGGAACAGGCCGTCCGCGCAGCGTTTGACCGGTTTGACGGTGCGTTTGAGCAGATTCCCCCGATGGTCTCCGCCATTAAGAAGGATGGCGTGCCGCTGTACAAGCTGGCCCGGAAGGGGCAGGAAGTGGTGCGGGAGCCGCGGCCCGTGGAGGTGTTCGGCCATCAAATTTCCCGCGTGGCCGTTCCGGAAGTGGACTTTACCGTGCAGTGCTCCAAGGGGTTTTATGTGCGTTCCTATGCGTATGACATCGGAAAGGCGCTGGGCTGCGGAGCGCATTTGAGCGCCCTGCGCCGCACCAGGTCCGGCGCTTTTACCTTGGACCGGGCCATCACGGTGGAGACGCTGAAAACCGCTCCCAGGGAAGAGCTGTTTCATGCCATGCTTTCCCTGGAGGAGCTGGCGGACATTCTGATTGCCAGGTAG